A stretch of Caenorhabditis elegans chromosome IV DNA encodes these proteins:
- the pqbp-1.1 gene encoding WW domain-containing protein (Confirmed by transcript evidence) produces the protein MPLPPALLARLQKRGIVKQEEEVIAENYEKEPEKKSFEENSAGAPGCPNKWNQYHVCLEFCYDHWGDGTPEYRLPERYVQNKNRMLAKFPLPENWVEVYDEGLAKYYFWNKTTDEVCWYSPRHPRAIISDPAPRIAREHATVLFGDSHASEEDNAARRRNFHNKKTSRGGNDDKQSRGNNAEKRKRRDPMTSQGPDSDEDELQEMTNKDRLKRAKRKGIDPMDPAAYGDAPVGKWSDGLRVDQVTGADVTAGGPLFQQRPYPAPGAILRKQKPQDEEDDQ, from the exons atgcCTCTTCCACCAGCTCTTCTCGCTCGACTTCAAAAAAGGGGAATTGTAAAGCAAGAAGAAGAGGTTATCgctgaaaactatgaaaaagaGCCAGAAAAGAAAAGTTTCGAAGAGAATTCGGCAGGAGCACCTGGTTGTCCAAATAAATGGAATCAATATCACGTTTGCCTCGAATTTTGCTATGATCATTGGGGCGATGGAACTCCGGAATATCg gttgCCCGAGAGATATGTGCAGAACAAAAACAGAATGCTTGCAAAGTTTCCACTTCCCGAAAATTGGGTTGAAGTCTATGATGAGGGACTTGCGAAGTATTATTTCTGGAATAAAACAACAGATGAG gtttgttGGTACTCGCCTCGTCATCCACGAGCTATTATCAGTGATCCAGCTCCTCGAATCGCCAGAGAGCATGCTACAGTGCTTTTTGGAGATTCTCACGCATCTGAG GAGGACAATGCCGCCCGCCGCAGAAATTTCCACAACAAGAAAACTTCACGCGGAGGGAATGATGATAAGCAATCACGTGGCAATAATGCTGAAAAGCGGAAGCGACGTGATCCGATGACGTCACAGGGTCCAGATTCAGATGAAGACGAGTTACAGGAAATGACAAATAAGGATAGActgaaaagagcaaaaaggaAAGGAATTGATCCAATGGATCCAGCAGCTTATGGAGATGCTCCAGT TGGAAAATGGTCGGATGGTCTTCGAGTTGATCAGGTGACTGGAGCCGACGTGACTGCTGGTGGACCACTTTTCCAACAAAGACCCTATCCTGCTCCGGGAGCAATTCTCAGAAAGCAGAAACCACAGGATGAAGAGGACgatcaataa
- the pat-6 gene encoding Paralyzed arrest at two-fold protein 6 (Confirmed by transcript evidence) has product MSTLGRSKTPSRDEPKKPGVFEKLSGTLSRKKKAPEDEHGNQGGAHHATDEDEVLELELEGREALDQSLVPVLARNIWLEEGEIRRYLTKETARDQKLAQVVDLLIYWLNEELADQRIVVRHLQEDLFDGQIIQKLLEKLEQIRIEVPEVSQSEEGQRQKLQIVVQTANRILGQPREQEKWSADLIHQKDFTAIIQLLVLLALHYRAPVRFPDNVVANVVVAQKEHGQVKTHRITEQITTVQTELAPKGTRDAFDTLFDYGPDKLAHVKTSLLAFCNKHLNKINLEVSDLDNQFQDGVFLVLLVGLLEGYFVPLYHFNLQVQSHEEKVKNVQFAFKLMEDTGLEKPRSRVQDIANGDVKSTLRLLHLLFTKYKHI; this is encoded by the exons ATGTCAACACTTGGTCGTAGTAAGACCCCATCTCGTGACGAACCAAAAAAGCCTGGAGTCTTTGAGAAACTCTCTGGTACCCTTTCTCGAAAGAAGAAGGCGCCGGAAGATGAGCATGGAAACCAAGGGGGTGCACATCATGCTACtgatgaagatgaagtttTGGAG cttgaaCTTGAAGGTCGTGAGGCTCTCGATCAGTCATTGGTCCCAGTTCTTGCAAGAAACATCTGGTTGGAAGAAG gagAAATTCGTCGTTATCTGACTAAGGAAACAGCCCGCGATCAGAAGTTGGCACAAGTTGTCGATTTGCTGATCTACTGGCTTAATGAAGAGCTAGCTGATCAAAGAATTGTCGTTCGTCACTTGCAAGAAGATCTTTTCGATGGTCAAATCATCCAGAAGCTGTTGGAAAAGTTGGAGCAGATTCGA ATCGAGGTTCCAGAAGTTTCGCAGTCAGAAGAAGGACAACgtcaaaaactgcaaattgtAGTTCAAACAGCCAATCGAATTCTCGGACAGCCAAGAGAACAAGAGAAATGGTCTGCGGATCTTATTCATCAAAAG GACTTCACTGCCATCATCCAGCTCCTGGTGCTTCTTGCTCTTCACTACCGTGCTCCAGTTCGATTCCCAGATAACGTGGTTGCTAACGTTGTGGTGGCTCAAAAGGAACATGGTCAAGTGAAGACCCATCGAATTACTGAGCAAATCACTACAGTTCAAACTGAGTTGGCACCGAAGGGCACTCGTGACGCATTTGATACGCTTTTCGATTATGGACCCGATAAGTTGGCTCATGTGAAGACATCTTTGTTGGCTTTTTGTAATAAgcatttgaataaaattaatcTGGAA gtGTCTGATTTGGATAATCAATTCCAGGACGGAGTTTTCTTAGTTCTCCTAGTGGGACTTCTTGAAGGTTATTTCGTCCCGCTTTACCATTTTAATCTCCAAGTTCAAAGCCACGAGGAGAAagtaaaaaatgtgcaatttgcGTTCAAACTTATGGAAGACACTGGCCTTGAGAAGCCTAGATCTCGTGTTCAGGATATTGCCAATGGAGATGTTAAG AGCACTCTCCGTCTTCTCCATTTGCTTTTCACTAAGTACAAACATATCTAA
- the T21D12.12 gene encoding BPTI/Kunitz inhibitor domain-containing protein (Confirmed by transcript evidence), with protein MLTAITISTIFITFCFAQQQTDCFSARDTGNSGCGQQGARSFYFHKNTRTCQPFFYQGCDGNSNRFQSKEACESACRNATASDDLAYAVCPSGAYPAGATSGQTVGCSNCPHGYECQNQQCCPTKENTCSLQYDAGKFGSSGKHTPRYFFSKSYKNCMLFTFYGRDGNANNFATYNECKNFCM; from the exons atgctAACTGCAATTACGATTTCCACCATTTTCATAACATTTTGCTTTGCTCAACAGCAGACAGATTGTTTTTCCGCTCGCGATACTGGAAATTCTGGATGTGGTCAGCAGGGAGCCCGCTCATTTTATTTCCACAAGAATACCCGCACATGTCAGCCATTTTTCTATCAG ggATGCGACGGCAACTCCAATCGATTCCAATCGAAAGAGGCTTGTGAATCAGCTTGCCGGAACGCGACTGCTTCTGACGATTTAGCTTACG CTGTATGTCCATCTGGAGCATACCCAGCTGGAGCCACTTCTGGTCAGACTGTTGGATGTTCGAATTGCCCACATGGTTACGAGTGTCAAAATCAACAATGCTGTCCAACAAAAG aaaacaCATGTAGTTTGCAGTACGACGCTGGAAAATTCGGATCTAGTGGAAAACATACACCCAG atatttcttCTCAAAGTCCTACAAGAACTGCATGCTGTTCACTTTCTATGGCCGCGATGGAAATGCTAACAACTTTGCTACGTACAACGAATGCAAAAACTTTTGCATGTAA
- the crmb-1 gene encoding Serine/threonine-protein kinase (Partially confirmed by transcript evidence), whose amino-acid sequence MTTYPADTPIITQPPSPDSPSSSNGSSTSLSENLNNNSVSNQIEYVNQNNNSDNFTVGLGFLGASGNYGNYSSHLNNNLSISQNQSVSLNSSSSSVGAGLTPGNGSVGSTSNSSSAASSIQNIGLNSSLINSNTNNLSSSSHSMSGSNNNNSNNNVVNNYLTVYGNNGSSGGGSGSGGGSGPGADSPRIHCCRPCCPYSHHRRLCDPCYCSNRPESHRDSSSSEEVNDAQSDENTYFQFDFIGVDGHHARRVLPPSWRILRNSKAESSDESSLSDAVQTVDLPKIPQKKIRCVYSIDAEEIEGKKCMLECIRSSCLPRYVECHRRRRCSRKQRCHTTTQPPSPTTESLPTSTTTYEMNTTSLETSTTDISTITSTEEPISTTVKTHEQSSTSGMEFSTMSTTYEPITTTLETSTTDISIITSTEEPDTSTTTESNEQSSTTGMEFSTMSTTYEPITTSLETSTTDMLTNTSTEEPDISTTIEPNAQSTTYEMESSTVSVTYEPETTSLETSSTKVSSTTATGEPASTTMEANEHSSTFETESSTVPATNEPITTSFIPSTTDLSIITSTEEAKISTTMETDELSTTTESSYSTTQFTTFKIPTSSFSTLPMEGTSTKEQTTLSTEETSSATTATIFEKLSTTLFFEETQVTSTSDFTSSPRSIETTRVIEFDTSTELQTTSKTSTTTEDTTTVGTTTEMEMRRFWRLFG is encoded by the exons ATGACAACTTATCCAGCAGACACTCCTATTAT AACGCAACCTCCATCTCCAGATTCACCATCATCTTCCAATGGCTCCAGCACCAGTCTtagcgaaaatttgaataacaaCTCCGTTTCTAACCAAATCGAATATGTtaatcaaaataataatagtgATAATTTTACAGTCGGCCTAGGATTTTTAGGGGCTTCTGGAAACTATGGAAATTATAGTTCACATTTGAATAATAACCTTTCTATTAGTCAAAATCAAAGCGTTTCCCTAAATTCTTCAAGTTCTAGTGTAGGAGCTGGGTTAACGCCTGGAAACGGATCAGTGGGTAGCACATCCAACTCCAGCTCGGCAGCTAGTTCAATTCAAAACATAGGTTTAAACAGTAGTCTGATCAACTCTAACACTAATAATTTGTCAAGTTCTAGTCATAGTATGTCAGGATCGAACAATAATAATAGTAATAATAACGTGGTTAATAATTATTTGACCGTTTATGGTAATAATGGAAGCTCTGGAGGTGGTTCCGGAAGTGGAGGTGGAAGTGGACCGGGAGCTGACTCACCAAGAATTCATTGCTGCCGTCCATGTTGTCCATATAGTCATCACCGTCGGTTGTGTGATCCTTGCTACTGCTCCAATCGACCAGAGTCACACCGAGATTCTTCTTCGTCCGAAGAAGTAAACGATGCGCAAAGTGATGAAAACACTTATTTCCAAT TTGACTTCATTGGAGTGGACGGACATCATGCTCGGCGAGTTTTACCTCCGAGTTGGAGGATTCTACGTAATTCGAAAGCTGAATCATCTGATGAATCGTCTTTAAGTG ATGCCGTTCAAACTGTGGATCTTCCGAAAATTCCTCAGAAGAAAATACGTTGTGTCTATTCGATAGATGCAGAAGAAATAGAAG GGAAGAAGTGCATGTTGGAATGCATCAGATCTAGCTGCCTTCCTAGATATGTAGAATGTCATCGAAGGCGGCGTTGttcaagaaaacaaagatGTCACACAACAACACAACCACCAAGCCCCACGACAGAATCACTTCCAACTTCTACAACAACCTACGAAATGAATACAACGTCATTGGAAACTTCAACCACTGATATATCAACAATTACATCAACGGAAGAACCCATCAGCACAACGGTGAAGACACATGAACAATCGTCCACTTCCGGCATGGAGTTTTCCACGATGTCGACAACTTATGAACCAATAACAACGACTTTGGAAACTTCAACGACTGatatttcaataattacaTCAACAGAAGAACCAGACACCAGCACGACGACGGAGTCGAATGAACAATCGTCCACTACCGGCATGGAGTTTTCCACGATGTCGACAACTTATGAACCAATAACAACATCTTTGGAAACTTCAACCACTGATATGTTAACTAATACATCAACAGAAGAACCTGACATCAGCACGACAATAGAGCCAAATGCACAATCAACTACTTATGAAATGGAGTCTTCTACTGTATCGGTCACATATGAGCCAGAAACAACATCTTTAGAAACTTCAAGTACTAAAGTATCATCCACAACAGCAACGGGTGAACCTGCCAGTACGACGATGGAGGCGAATGAACATTCATCCACGTTTGAAACTGAGTCTTCTACTGTGCCAGCTACTAATGAACCTATAACAACGTCATTTATCCCTTCAACTACTGATCTATCAATTATTACTTCAACGGAAGAAGCAAAAATCAGCACGACAATGGAAACAGATGAACTATCAACCACAACGGAGTCAAGCTACTCCACAACTCAGTTTACAACCTTCAAAATCCCAACATCCTCATTTTCGACGCTTCCTATGGAAGGAACTTCTACAAAGGAGCAGACTACTCTGTCTACAGAAGAAACATCTTCAGCCACAACAGcgaccatttttgaaaaactttctaCAACTCTATTCTTTGAAGAAACACAAGTAACATCAACGTCTGACTTTACATCGTCTCCTAGAAGTATTGAAACAACACGTGTCATAGAGTTCGATACTTCAACGGAACTGCAAACGACTTCCAAAACCTCTACCACTACAGAAGATACAACAACAGTGGGGACGACAACTGAAATGGAGATGAGAAGATTCTGGAGACTATTCGGATGA
- the srh-282 gene encoding Serpentine Receptor, class H (Confirmed by transcript evidence), with product MCSTKLHLLNFLMWSMAYDMIMTCVGQPYLFSTTMAGIPLGFLHMIGIGTGAQIYFGMTIAAFCAISTVQLFENRFFVLFAEKTWWRHVRYPFKVFNITFGVAFYLPTYYAMPDQYLPRQQLFMVHPELIQFDSPENPIFVMALDFPWIPVYSQRVFTIIIIIEMIVFGTLLQVNMNWAVRKMIVSNKTLQLQRDFVKSIKLQILIPLLFVVLPSAWLAIMGAYNISDQGSGNLARNIISLHGVSSTVLMIYLQKPYRQYFKQIFNFK from the exons ATGTGTTCTACAAAACTTCATCTGCTAAATTTTCTGATGTGGTCTATGGCATATGATATGATTATGACCTGTGTGGGTCAACCATACCTTTTCTCTACTACAATGGCCGGAATTCCTTTAGGGTTTTTACACATGATAGGTATAGGGACGGGAgctcaaatttattttggaatGACTATTGCAGCAT tttgtgCAATATCCACAGTTCAGTTATTCGAGAACCGCTTCTTCGTGCTCTTCGCAGAGAAAACTTGGTGGCGGCATGTCAGATACCCGTTCAAAGTGTTCAACATCACCTTTGGAGTGGCATTTTATCTTCCAACTTATTATGCTATGCCTGACCAATATCTTCCAAGGCAACAATTATTTATGGTACATCCTGAGCTTATTCAATTTGATTCGCCTGAAAATCCTATATTCGTTATGGCTCTCGATTTTCCGTGGATCCCAGTGTACTCTCAAAGAGTTTTTAcgataattataattattgaaatgatAGTGTTCGGAACATTGCTACAAGTGAATATGAACTGGGCAGTAAGAAAAATGATCGTGTCCAATAAAACTTTACAACTACAACGGGATTTCGTGAAATCCATAAAATTACAG attttaataCCACTACTATTCGTAGTTCTACCTTCTGCTTGGTTGGCTATAATGGGAGCATATAACATTTCCGACCAAGGCAGTGGAAATTTAGCACGTAATATAATCTCCCTACATGGTGTTTCATCTACCGTTTTGATGATTTATCTTCAAAAACCGTACCGACAATATTTTAAACAGATCTTTAATTTCAAGTGA
- the sma-10 gene encoding Leucine-rich repeats and immunoglobulin-like domains protein sma-10 (Confirmed by transcript evidence), giving the protein MIVYSLLLLILYDFLPKVVTFDTVCIGLCHCVGNVVDCSSLDLSEIPTTIPNNTRILLLSDNEIESIDKSRLKGFYFLQTLDISNNIIRHIDFEFFYNLPNLKILNIRKNRLARIPRGSHELGHLEKLDLRSNLISTVTSEELSYLAAVRSVDLSRNLISYLPKPTTSAKVNIEKLDLASNSITDIGTDHFSSFNTLVTLKLARNHITTLNQFSFSRLRKLESLDLTRNMIREVRFLAFNQLPSLQNVSLARNDVYRLDDGMFYACEGLKHLNLSTNRVQAVTEGWMFGLTSLEVLDLSYNQIQSFHISSWSHTPKLKWLSLHSNRIQSLPSGSFRVLRQLEELILSANSIDSLHKFALVGMSSLHKLDLSSNTLAVCVEDGAVLYNTSMPFLRSLRFTNNQLRVIPKRAFERFPALEELDLTDNPIATIHPEAFEPLELKRLVMNSSSILCDCQISWLASWIYRLKLDKSSIIAKCSYPPPLADLYVVAIDTANLTCHNDSPRAKIVRQPVEVSTLIGEKARFTCNVYGASPLSIEWRVMENGQPRVLVQDSATFLSINRTAVVNGTFDERELAAAELLLDNVAMTDNSEYQCVARNRFGSDFSTHVKLQVYQAPKFTYTPEDMPLLVGQTAKFLCAATGTPRPEIKWAFEQIPFPAAEARRLYVTPNDDHIYIMNVTKEDQGAYTCHATNVAGQTQASANLIVFENFFHYPESPDLSPMLIKKRDALKIDCSCDLISSRQRMVWKRQQQVILFLKKAKFSDNDQILTLTQTTFSDSGEYSCELWVDDTILMRKITMVKVVNEDEFVSSEATLTQRVQRIRAMASKLVDNIKSTGNGIYLMASCSAFGLMILGVITSICICIAKCSCNQNHVFNVLPVQV; this is encoded by the exons ATGATTGTATATTCGCTATTACTACTAATTCTGTAtgattttcttccaaaagtCGTTACTTTTGATACTGTCTGCATTGGACTATGCCACTGTGTTGGCAATGTTGTCGACTGCTCTTCACTCGATTTATCGGAAATACCAACGACGATACCTAATAACACAAGAATTTTACTACTCTCTGATAATGAAATAGAATCGATTGATAAATCGCGACTAAaaggattttattttttgcaaacctt AGATATTTCGAACAACATTATTCGACACAtcgatttcgaatttttctacaatttgcCAAACCTTAAGATTTT aaacattcgaaaaaatcgctTAGCACGAATACCTCGTGGCTCACACGAGCTTGGTCACTTGGAAAAACTGGATTT ACGGTCAAACCTaatatctacagtaacctcagAAGAGTTGAGTTACTTGGCTGCTGTTAGATCTGTTGATTTATCCAGAAACCTGATATCATACTTGCCCAAACCAACTACCTCCGCAAAAGTTAACATTGAAAAACT aGATCTCGCATCAAACTCAATCACAGACATTGGCACTgatcatttttccagttttaacACACTAGTTACTTTAAAACTGGCCAGAAATCATATCACAAcattaaatcaattttctttttcaaggCTAAGAAAGTTGGAGTCTTT AGATTTAACTCGAAATATGATACGAGAAGTAAGGTTTTTGGCGTTTAATCAATTACCATCACTTCAAAATGTAAGTTTGGCAAGAAACGACGTGTATCGTTTGGATGATGGGATGTTCTATGCTTGTGAAGGATTGAAACATCTAAATCTATCAACTAATAGAGTTCAAGCGGTTACGGAAGGTTGGATGTTTGGTTTAACGAGCTTGGAagtttt GGACCTGTCCTACAATCAAATTCAATCTTTCCACATCAGTTCGTGGAGCCATactccaaaattgaaatggcTTTCATTACATTCTAACCGGATTCAATCCCTACCTTCTGGATCATTCCGAGTTTTGAGACAACTAGAAGAGCTCATTCTCTCAGCAAACTCAATTGATAGTCTTCACAAATTTGCATTGGTGGGAATGAGCAGTTTACATAA actagaTCTATCTTCAAATACCCTGGCAGTTTGTGTTGAGGACGGAGCGGTTCTGTATAACACATCAATGCCTTTTCTTCGTTCATTAAGGTTTACGAATAACCAACTTCGAGTGATTCCAAAAAGAGCTTTTGAACGATTTCCCGCATTGGAAGAGTTAGATCTGACTGATAATCCGATAGCAACAATTCATCCGGAAGCATTTGAACCGTTGGAACTGAAAAGATT AGTAATGAACTCCTCTTCGATCCTTTGTGACTGTCAAATATCATGGCTCGCATCGTGGATTTACCGTTTGAAACTCGACAAGTCTTCCATTATTGCTAAATGTTCCTACCCACCTCCTCTTGCAGACTTGTATGTTGTAGCAATTGACACAGCAAACTTGACATGTCACAATGATTCTCCCCGAGCAAAAATTGTTAGACAGCCTGTAGAAGTAAGCACTTTGATTGGAGAAAAAGCTCGGTTTACATGCAATGTCTATGGAGCAAGTCCGTTGAGCATTGAATGGAGAGTTATGGAAAATGGTCAACCTAGAGTTTTGGTACAGGATTCTGCAACTTTCCTGAGCATAAATAGAACAGCTGTTGTGAATGGAACATTTGATGAAAGGGAACTTGCGGCCGCTGAGTTACTTTTGGACAATGTAGCTATGACCGATAATTCTGAATATCAATGTGTGGCAAGGAATCGATTCGGATCAGACTTTTCAACACATGTCAAGTTGCAA GTCTACCAAGCGCCAAAATTTACGTACACCCCAGAAGATATGCCACTTCTCGTTGGACAgacagcaaaatttttatgtgCAGCCACAGGAACTCCAAGACCGGAAATCAAATGGGCATTCGAACAAATTCCGTTTCCAGCCGCAGAAGCCAGAAGGCTATATGTAACACCAAATGACGATCACATTTATATAATGAATGTGACAAAAGAAGATCAAGGAGCATACACTTGTCATGCAACTAATGTTGCCGGGCAAACACAAGCGAGCGcaaatttgattgtttttg aaaacttcttCCACTACCCCGAAAGCCCTGATTTAAGCCCGATGctgattaaaaaaagagaCGCATTAAAAATAGATTGCTCTTGTGATCTTATTTCCAGTCGACAGAGAATGGTGTGGAAACGGCAGCAACAAGTTATACTTTTCTTAAAGAAAGCAAAGTTCTCAGACAATGATCAAATTCTGACTCTAACCCAGACGACGTTCTCTGATTCTGGAGAATACTCGTGTGAATTATGGGTTGATGATACGATACTGatgagaaaaattacaatGGTGAAGGTGGTAAACGAAGATG aatttgtttCTTCGGAAGCCACCTTAACTCAACGTGTACAACGCATCCGAGCAATGGCCTCAAAATTAGTAGATAATATCAAATCTACAGGGAATGGAATTTATCTCATGGCTTCTTGTAGTGCATTTGGACT AATGATTCTGGGAGTTATCACTTCAATTTGCATTTGCATTGCAAAATGTTCTTGCAATCAGAATCACGTCTTCAATGTACTACCAGTTCAAGTATAA
- the sma-10 gene encoding Leucine-rich repeats and immunoglobulin-like domains protein sma-10 (Confirmed by transcript evidence), protein MIVYSLLLLILYDFLPKVVTFDTVCIGLCHCVGNVVDCSSLDLSEIPTTIPNNTRILLLSDNEIESIDKSRLKGFYFLQTLDISNNIIRHIDFEFFYNLPNLKILNIRKNRLARIPRGSHELGHLEKLDLRSNLISTVTSEELSYLAAVRSVDLSRNLISYLPKPTTSAKVNIEKLDLASNSITDIGTDHFSSFNTLVTLKLARNHITTLNQFSFSRLRKLESLDLTRNMIREVRFLAFNQLPSLQNVSLARNDVYRLDDGMFYACEGLKHLNLSTNRVQAVTEGWMFGLTSLEVLDLSYNQIQSFHISSWSHTPKLKWLSLHSNRIQSLPSGSFRVLRQLEELILSANSIDSLHKFALVGMSSLHKLDLSSNTLAVCVEDGAVLYNTSMPFLRSLRFTNNQLRVIPKRAFERFPALEELDLTDNPIATIHPEAFEPLELKRLVMNSSSILCDCQISWLASWIYRLKLDKSSIIAKCSYPPPLADLYVVAIDTANLTCHNDSPRAKIVRQPVEVSTLIGEKARFTCNVYGASPLSIEWRVMENGQPRVLVQDSATFLSINRTAVVNGTFDERELAAAELLLDNVAMTDNSEYQCVARNRFGSDFSTHVKLQVYQAPKFTYTPEDMPLLVGQTAKFLCAATGTPRPEIKWAFEQIPFPAAEARRLYVTPNDDHIYIMNVTKEDQGAYTCHATNVAGQTQASANLIVFELIYCSNSLSFTCLFSQTQVFRKLLPLPRKP, encoded by the exons ATGATTGTATATTCGCTATTACTACTAATTCTGTAtgattttcttccaaaagtCGTTACTTTTGATACTGTCTGCATTGGACTATGCCACTGTGTTGGCAATGTTGTCGACTGCTCTTCACTCGATTTATCGGAAATACCAACGACGATACCTAATAACACAAGAATTTTACTACTCTCTGATAATGAAATAGAATCGATTGATAAATCGCGACTAAaaggattttattttttgcaaacctt AGATATTTCGAACAACATTATTCGACACAtcgatttcgaatttttctacaatttgcCAAACCTTAAGATTTT aaacattcgaaaaaatcgctTAGCACGAATACCTCGTGGCTCACACGAGCTTGGTCACTTGGAAAAACTGGATTT ACGGTCAAACCTaatatctacagtaacctcagAAGAGTTGAGTTACTTGGCTGCTGTTAGATCTGTTGATTTATCCAGAAACCTGATATCATACTTGCCCAAACCAACTACCTCCGCAAAAGTTAACATTGAAAAACT aGATCTCGCATCAAACTCAATCACAGACATTGGCACTgatcatttttccagttttaacACACTAGTTACTTTAAAACTGGCCAGAAATCATATCACAAcattaaatcaattttctttttcaaggCTAAGAAAGTTGGAGTCTTT AGATTTAACTCGAAATATGATACGAGAAGTAAGGTTTTTGGCGTTTAATCAATTACCATCACTTCAAAATGTAAGTTTGGCAAGAAACGACGTGTATCGTTTGGATGATGGGATGTTCTATGCTTGTGAAGGATTGAAACATCTAAATCTATCAACTAATAGAGTTCAAGCGGTTACGGAAGGTTGGATGTTTGGTTTAACGAGCTTGGAagtttt GGACCTGTCCTACAATCAAATTCAATCTTTCCACATCAGTTCGTGGAGCCATactccaaaattgaaatggcTTTCATTACATTCTAACCGGATTCAATCCCTACCTTCTGGATCATTCCGAGTTTTGAGACAACTAGAAGAGCTCATTCTCTCAGCAAACTCAATTGATAGTCTTCACAAATTTGCATTGGTGGGAATGAGCAGTTTACATAA actagaTCTATCTTCAAATACCCTGGCAGTTTGTGTTGAGGACGGAGCGGTTCTGTATAACACATCAATGCCTTTTCTTCGTTCATTAAGGTTTACGAATAACCAACTTCGAGTGATTCCAAAAAGAGCTTTTGAACGATTTCCCGCATTGGAAGAGTTAGATCTGACTGATAATCCGATAGCAACAATTCATCCGGAAGCATTTGAACCGTTGGAACTGAAAAGATT AGTAATGAACTCCTCTTCGATCCTTTGTGACTGTCAAATATCATGGCTCGCATCGTGGATTTACCGTTTGAAACTCGACAAGTCTTCCATTATTGCTAAATGTTCCTACCCACCTCCTCTTGCAGACTTGTATGTTGTAGCAATTGACACAGCAAACTTGACATGTCACAATGATTCTCCCCGAGCAAAAATTGTTAGACAGCCTGTAGAAGTAAGCACTTTGATTGGAGAAAAAGCTCGGTTTACATGCAATGTCTATGGAGCAAGTCCGTTGAGCATTGAATGGAGAGTTATGGAAAATGGTCAACCTAGAGTTTTGGTACAGGATTCTGCAACTTTCCTGAGCATAAATAGAACAGCTGTTGTGAATGGAACATTTGATGAAAGGGAACTTGCGGCCGCTGAGTTACTTTTGGACAATGTAGCTATGACCGATAATTCTGAATATCAATGTGTGGCAAGGAATCGATTCGGATCAGACTTTTCAACACATGTCAAGTTGCAA GTCTACCAAGCGCCAAAATTTACGTACACCCCAGAAGATATGCCACTTCTCGTTGGACAgacagcaaaatttttatgtgCAGCCACAGGAACTCCAAGACCGGAAATCAAATGGGCATTCGAACAAATTCCGTTTCCAGCCGCAGAAGCCAGAAGGCTATATGTAACACCAAATGACGATCACATTTATATAATGAATGTGACAAAAGAAGATCAAGGAGCATACACTTGTCATGCAACTAATGTTGCCGGGCAAACACAAGCGAGCGcaaatttgattgtttttg aattAATCTACTGTTCTAATTCTCTAAGTTTTACTTGTTTGTTTTCTCAAActcaagttttcagaaaacttcttCCACTACCCCGAAAGCCCTGA